The Rattus rattus isolate New Zealand chromosome 1, Rrattus_CSIRO_v1, whole genome shotgun sequence genome includes a region encoding these proteins:
- the Luzp1 gene encoding leucine zipper protein 1: MADIANYKDTTSNRHLRFKLQSLSRRLDELEEATKNLQKAEDELLDLQDKVIQAEGSNSSMLAEIEVLRQRVLKIEGKDEEIKRAEDLCHTMKEKLEEEENLTRELKSEIDRLQKRMADLEKLEEALSRSKNECSQLCLSLNEERNLTKKISSELEMLRVKVKELESSEDRLEKTEQSLVSELEKLKSLTLSFVNERKYLNEKEKENEKLIKELTQKLEQNKKINRDHMRNASTFLERNDLRIEDGISSTLPSKESRRKGSLDYLKQVENETRDKSENEKNRNQEDNKVKDLNQEIEKLKTQIKHFESLEEELKKMRAKNNDLQDNYLTELNKNRSLASQLEEVKLQVRKQKELGNGDIEGEDAFLLGRGRHERTKLKGHGGEVSVSKHTSREQSPQHKRERLRNRGFALNDEHCSLSNKQVSSPAFTNKRAAKASNMGVGPDSGTQETKRTEDRCAPGSSQSEGKKGREQPSVLSRYPPAAQEHTKVWRGTPKPGTESGLKGKVEKTTRTFSDSAHGSVPNDVVGKGDKTSDFSSEAHCGKRGQVPGHASQVTQVAESGCSKAIGALSSSQRASSEGLSKGKKAANGLETDANFPHSKAPILSKYPYSSRSQENILQGFLVPNKEGVDHSVAVVMEDSSQHEALRCRVIKSSGREKPDSDDDLDIESLVTAKLVNTTITPEPEPKLQPNSREKVKSRGGTRTALFENDKNAAIENDSAKSMRSSSNAVEFPDANCAGVKNQRPFSPREALRSRAIIKPVIIDKDVKKIMGGSGTEVVLEKQKSTPKSVTSKVTSSITIYPSDSSGPRAVPAEAPRERHTSTSNIQVGPPELTSVSNHISSPLELSIHKHDITLQLTEAERVGDGSPKNRAETVVSRSSILIKPSDSVERNSYALPAETIRWKSHSTSSEVASSDTRHITVRNAWKSKRDLKCSEDPPARIGRSVEATNAYTQRSSTDFLELEQPRSHPPEQGTRKVGNSGDAPELSSRRTQSSLTASEVLTRRNRIGDAVTAASWNHSSNVEEGEDSTFVSSRRVHNPLEHSEPPGKQGLPESERVWTEERLHPARPYAEED, translated from the exons ATGGCAGACATTGCCAACTACAAGGACACCACCTCCAACCGCCACCTGCGGTTTAAGTTGCAGAGCCTGAGCCGCCGCCTGGATGAATTAGAGGAAGCCACAAAAAACCTCCAGAAAGCGGAGGATGAGCTCCTGGACCTCCAGGACAAGGTAATCCAGGCCGAGGGCAGCAACTCCAGCATGTTGGCTGAGATCGAGGTGCTACGCCAGCGGGTACTGAAGATTGAAGGTAAGGATGAGGAAATTAAGAGAGCAGAGGACCTGTGTCATACGATGAAGGAGAAacttgaagaggaagaaaaccttACCCGAGAGCTAAAATCTGAGATCGATCGGCTTCAGAAACGAATGGCTGACTTAGAGAAGCTAGAGGAAGCTTTGAGCAGGAGTAAGAACGAGTGTTCCCAGCTTTGTTTGAGCCTCAATGAAGAGAGAAATCTGACCAAGAAAATCTCTTCTGAGTTGGAAATGCTCAGGGTCAAAGTGAAAGAGCTGGAGTCCTCAGAAGACCGACTGGAAAAGACTGAGCAGAGCTTAGTGTCAGAATTAGAAAAGCTAAAATCGTTAACCCTGAGCTTtgtaaatgagagaaaatacttgaatgaaaaggagaaagaaaatgagaaattaataaaagagCTTACTCAAAAACTGGAGcagaacaagaaaataaacagagatcaCATGAGAAATGCTTCCACTTTTCTGGAAAGGAATGACCTACGGATAGAGGATGGCATTTCCTCTACACTTCCATCCAAAGAGTCAAGAAGGAAGGGCAGTCTGGACTACCTAAAGCAGGTCGAGAATGAAACCAGAGACAAATCAGAAAACGAAAAGAACCGAAATCAGGAGGACAACAAAGTGAAAGACCTTAACCAAGAGATTGAGAAACTTAAGACACAAATCAAACATTTTGAATCTTTGGAGGAGGAGCTTAAGAAAATGAGGGCCAAGAACAATGACCTTCAGGATAATTACCTAACTGAGCTGAATAAAAACAGAAGCTTAGCCAGCCAGCTAGAGGAGGTAAAGCTGCaagtcaggaaacagaaggagTTAGGAAACGGGGACATAGAGggtgaagatgctttccttttgggcagaggcaggcacgaGAGGACTAAGCTCAAAGGCCATGGGGGTGAGGTGTCTGTGTCCAAGCACACGTCCCGGGAACAGTCCCCTCAGCATAAGCGGGAAAGGCTCCGGAACAGAGGGTTTGCTCTCAATGATGAACACTGTTCTCTCAGCAACAAGCAGGTTTCTTCTCCTGCCTTCACAAACAAAAGAGCAGCAAAAGCTTCCAACATGGGAGTGGGTCCAGACAGCGGGactcaggagacaaagagaaCTGAAGACCGATGTGCACCCGGGTCCTCTCAGAGTGAAGGGAAAAAGGGCAGGGAGCAGCCCTCAGTGCTTAGCCGTTACCCGCCTGCTGCCCAGGAGCACACTAAAGTTTGGAGGGGAACTCCCAAGCCAGGCACTGAGAGTGGACTTAAGGGAAAAGTAGAGAAGACAACTCGAACATTTAGTGATTCTGCTCATGGATCTGTGCCCAATGATGTAGTAGGGAAAGGCGATAAAACTTCTGACTTCTCCTCTGAGGCCCACTGTGGCAAGAGAGGACAGGTCCCTGGCCATGCAAGTCAAGTGACACAGGTTGCAGAGTCTGGCTGCTCTAAGGCCATCGGAGCTCTATCCTCATCTCAAAGGGCCTCCTCAGAAGGACTTTCTAAGGGCAAAAAGGCTGCTAATGGCCTAGAGACTGATGCTAATTTTCCACATTCTAAAGCTCCTATTTTATCAAAATATCCTTATAGTTCGAGAAGCCAAGAAAATATCCTTCAGGGCTTTTTAGTGCCAAATAAAGAAGGAGTTGATCACTCTGTAGCAGTTGTGATGGAAGACAGCAGTCAGCATGAAGCCTTGAGGTGCCGTGTCATTAAATCCAgtggcagagagaagccagactcagACGATGACCTGGACATAGAGTCTCTTGTTACTGCCAAGTTGGTGAACACAACTATTACTCCAGAGCCAGAGCCCAAACTCCAGCCAAACTCAAGAGAAAAGGTTAAGTCCAGAGGGGGAACGAGAACGGCcttatttgaaaatgataaaaatgctgCCATAGAAAATGACTCTGCGAAATCGATGAGATCTTCCTCCAATGCTGTAGAATTCCCAGATGCCAACTGTGCCGGGGTGAAAAACCAAAGACCCTTCAGCCCTAGAGAGGCCCTGCGGTCTAGAGCAATTATAAAACCTGTTATCATTGATAAGGATGTGAAAAAAATCATGGGTGGATCTGGAACTGAGGTTGTATTGGAGAAGCAGAAATCCACCCCTAAATCTGTGACAAGCAAAGTGACAAGCAGCATTACCATCTACCCCTCTGACAGCAGTGGTCCTAGAGCTGTCCCCGCTGAGGCCCCCCGGGAGAGGCATACATCTACCAGCAACATCCAGGTGGGGCCCCCCGAGCTCACATCAGTTAGCAACCACATCAGCTCCCCTCTTGAGCTCTCTATTCATAAACACGACATCACCTTGCAGCTCACAGAAGCTGAAAGAGTGGGAGATGGGTCTccaaagaatagagcagagacgGTGGTCTCTCGGAGCAGCATTCTAATCAAGCCATCAGATTCTGTGGAGAGGAACAGTTATGCCCTCCCAGCGGAGACAATCAGGTGGAAAAGCCATAGCACCTCTTcagaggtggcctcttcagacaccagacacATCACTGTGCGGAATGCCTGGAAGAGTAAGAGAGACTTGAAATGTTCAGAAGACCCCCCAGCTCGAATAGGTAGAAGTGTGGAAGCTACGAACGCCTATACACAGAGGTCTTCCACAGACTTCTTAGAACTTGAACAGCCCAGGTCACACCCGCCTGAACAGGGCACTCGAAAGGTAGGAAATTCAGGGGATGCTCCTGAGCTCTCCTCAAGAAGGACCCAAAGTAGCCTCACTGCATCAGAGGTACTCACCCGGAGGAATCGGATAGGAGATGCCGTCACCGCTGCCTCCTGGAACCACTCATCAAACGTG gaggaaggggaggacagCACATTTGTTAGCAGCAGGCGAGTACACAACCCGCTGGAACACTCTGAACCGCCTGGGAAGCAGGGACTGCCAGAGTCTGAGCGAGTTTGGACTGAGGAGCGGCTACACCCAGCAAGGCCTTATGCTGAGGAAGACTGA